The following proteins come from a genomic window of Paucimonas lemoignei:
- the zntR_2 gene encoding transcriptional regulator, MerR family, translating into MISQTYSISDLARELDITTRTIRFYEEQGMLAPERRGLERIYSNRDKVTLKLILRGKRIGFSLAECRELIELYEPSGGNHKQLHTMLGKIGERRAQLEQQLLDIRQMQIELDTAEERCKIALTKNINNQTVMD; encoded by the coding sequence ATGATCAGCCAGACCTACAGCATTTCCGATCTCGCTCGCGAGCTGGACATCACTACCCGCACCATCCGTTTCTATGAAGAGCAAGGCATGCTGGCCCCCGAAAGGCGGGGCCTTGAGCGCATCTATTCGAACCGGGACAAAGTCACCCTGAAGTTGATTCTGCGCGGCAAGCGCATCGGTTTCTCCCTCGCAGAATGTCGCGAACTCATTGAGCTGTACGAGCCCAGCGGCGGCAACCACAAGCAGCTGCACACCATGCTGGGCAAGATTGGCGAGCGCCGGGCGCAGCTTGAACAACAGCTGCTGGATATCAGACAGATGCAGATCGAACTGGATACCGCCGAAGAACGCTGCAAAATAGCACTGACTAAAAATATTAATAATCAGACAGTTATGGACTAA
- the leuO gene encoding LysR family transcriptional regulator, protein MNLSKVDLNLFIVFDAIYTEANLTRAGQIVGITQPAVSNALARLRETFNDPLFVRTAQGMVPTPMAQNIIGPVRNALSLLRVSVQESRIFNPLQANKNYRISMTDLTEAVILPPLFQRLKRLAPNVTIESFLSKRRETTKELAAGRLDFAVDAPLNTDPQVRHVKLMEDKYVCAMRKGHPLANREAFKLDDYLGLTHIHISSRRSGLGYVDLALGKMGIQRKIALRSQHYLMASQVLQQTDMVMTVPERFAKRHELRYFPLPVHDVPSVETHLYWHESTDQDPANRWMREQMIELCQQVTAQETKLETA, encoded by the coding sequence ATGAACCTTAGCAAGGTCGATCTCAACCTATTCATTGTCTTCGACGCGATTTACACCGAAGCCAACCTCACCCGCGCAGGTCAGATCGTGGGCATTACTCAGCCCGCCGTTTCCAACGCCCTGGCGCGGCTGCGCGAGACCTTCAACGACCCGCTGTTCGTACGTACCGCCCAAGGCATGGTGCCCACCCCCATGGCCCAGAACATCATTGGCCCGGTACGCAATGCGCTTTCACTGCTGCGCGTCTCGGTGCAGGAAAGCCGCATCTTCAACCCGTTGCAGGCCAACAAGAATTACCGCATCAGCATGACGGACCTCACTGAAGCAGTGATTCTGCCGCCGCTGTTCCAGCGCCTCAAACGTCTGGCACCCAACGTCACCATCGAGAGTTTCCTGTCCAAGCGTCGGGAAACCACCAAGGAGCTGGCGGCCGGTCGGCTGGATTTTGCCGTGGATGCTCCTCTCAATACCGACCCTCAGGTGCGACACGTGAAGCTCATGGAAGACAAATACGTCTGTGCCATGCGCAAAGGTCATCCATTAGCGAACCGCGAGGCGTTCAAGCTCGACGATTACCTGGGGCTGACTCACATCCACATCTCCAGCCGCCGCAGCGGGCTGGGCTACGTGGACCTCGCACTGGGCAAGATGGGCATCCAGCGCAAGATCGCCCTGCGCTCGCAGCATTACTTGATGGCCTCGCAGGTGCTGCAGCAGACCGATATGGTCATGACCGTTCCGGAACGCTTCGCCAAACGTCACGAACTGCGCTATTTCCCGCTGCCGGTTCATGATGTGCCGTCAGTGGAAACCCATCTCTATTGGCACGAAAGCACTGATCAGGACCCCGCCAACCGCTGGATGCGCGAGCAGATGATCGAGCTGTGTCAACAGGTGACGGCGCAGGAAACCAAGCTAGAAACAGCATGA
- the bbsG gene encoding acyl-CoA dehydrogenase, with protein MDFAYSAKVQELRERVTAFMDTYVYPAEPVFERQVAEGDRWQPTAIMEELKARAKAEGLWNLFLPESELGAGLTNLEYAPLAEIMGRSLLGPEPFNCSAPDTGNMEVLVRYANEAQKQQWLEPLLRGEIRSAFAMTEPDVASSDATNMAASAERQGDEWVINGRKWWTSGACDPRCKILIFMGLSNPDGPRHQQHSMILVPTDAPGLKIVRPLPVFGYDDAPHGHAEVLFENVRVPYENVLLGEGRGFEIAQGRLGPGRIHHCMRSIGMAERALELMCKRAVSRVAFGRPLARLGGNVDKIADSRMEIDMARLLTLKAAYMMDTVGNKVAKSEIAQIKVVAPNVALRVIDRAIQMHGGAGVSNDFPLAYMYAMQRTLRLADGPDEVHRAAIGKFEIGKYVPKEMLRG; from the coding sequence ATGGATTTTGCTTACTCTGCGAAGGTTCAGGAACTGCGCGAACGCGTCACCGCGTTCATGGACACCTACGTGTATCCCGCTGAGCCGGTGTTCGAGCGTCAAGTGGCCGAAGGCGACCGTTGGCAGCCCACGGCAATCATGGAAGAGCTCAAGGCCCGGGCCAAGGCCGAGGGCCTGTGGAACCTGTTTTTACCCGAGTCCGAATTAGGCGCTGGTCTGACCAACCTTGAGTACGCGCCCCTGGCGGAAATCATGGGCCGCTCGCTGCTGGGCCCTGAGCCCTTCAACTGCTCGGCGCCGGACACCGGCAACATGGAAGTCCTGGTGCGTTATGCCAACGAAGCGCAAAAACAGCAGTGGCTGGAGCCTTTGTTGCGCGGCGAGATACGCTCGGCGTTTGCCATGACCGAACCGGACGTGGCTTCGTCCGATGCCACCAATATGGCAGCGAGCGCCGAGCGGCAGGGCGATGAGTGGGTGATCAATGGCCGTAAATGGTGGACGTCAGGCGCCTGTGATCCGCGCTGCAAGATTCTGATCTTCATGGGCCTGAGTAATCCCGACGGGCCACGCCATCAACAGCATTCAATGATCCTGGTGCCGACGGATGCGCCCGGTTTGAAGATCGTGCGTCCGCTGCCCGTGTTTGGCTACGATGACGCGCCCCACGGGCATGCCGAAGTGCTCTTCGAAAACGTGCGGGTGCCTTACGAGAACGTGTTGCTGGGTGAAGGCCGAGGTTTTGAAATTGCCCAGGGCCGCCTGGGGCCGGGGCGCATTCACCACTGCATGCGTTCAATCGGTATGGCCGAGCGCGCCCTTGAGTTGATGTGCAAGCGTGCCGTCAGCCGTGTGGCGTTCGGCCGACCTCTGGCGCGGTTGGGTGGCAATGTCGACAAGATTGCCGATTCGCGGATGGAGATCGACATGGCGCGGCTGCTGACGCTCAAAGCGGCCTACATGATGGACACCGTGGGCAACAAGGTCGCGAAAAGCGAAATCGCCCAGATCAAGGTCGTCGCGCCCAATGTTGCATTGCGGGTGATTGATCGAGCCATACAGATGCATGGCGGCGCGGGGGTTTCCAATGATTTCCCCCTGGCTTACATGTACGCCATGCAACGCACCCTGCGCCTGGCCGACGGCCCGGATGAAGTACACCGGGCGGCGATTGGCAAGTTCGAGATTGGCAAGTACGTGCCCAAGGAGATGTTGCGGGGGTGA
- the metH gene encoding B12-dependent methionine synthase, with amino-acid sequence MSDRSARLHALQQALQQRILILDGGMGTMIQSYRLEEEDYRGKRFADWPSDVKGNNDLLILTRPDVIGAIEKAYLDAGADILETNTFNATQVSQADYGMEEIVYELNVEGARLARKVADAKTLETPDKPRFVAGVLGPTSRTCSLSPDVNNPGYRNVTFDELVENYTEATRGLIEGGADLILIETIFDTLNAKAAIFAVQGVFEEIGFELPIMISGTITDASGRTLSGQTTEAFWNSISHAKPISVGLNCALGASDLRPYLQELSNKASTYVSAHPNAGLPNEFGEYDELPSETAKIIEEFAQSGFLNIVGGCCGTTPGHIKAIAEAVAGYAPRQIPDIPKACRLSGLEPFTIDRQSLFVNVGERTNITGSARFARLIREDNYTEALEVALQQVEAGAQVIDINMDEGMLDSKKAMVTFLNLIAGEPDISRVPIMIDSSKWEVIEAGLKCIQGKGIVNSISMKEGVEQFIHHAKLCKRYGAAVVVMAFDEAGQADTEARKKEICKRSYDILVNEVGFPPEDIIFDPNIFAIATGIEEHNNYAVDFINACAYIRDELPYALTSGGVSNVSFSFRGNNPVREAIHSVFLLHAIRNGLSMGIVNAGQLEIYDQIPAELRDCVEDVVLNRNPEGTDALLAIADKFKGDGSVKEAETEEWRGWPVNKRLEHALVKGITTHIVEDTEESRQSFARPIEVIEGPLMSGMNIVGDLFGSGKMFLPQVVKSARVMKQAVAHLIPFIELEKGDKPEAKGKILMATVKGDVHDIGKNIVGVVLGCNGYDIVDLGVMVPAEKILQVAKEQKCDIIGLSGLITPSLDEMVHVAREMQRQDFHLPLMIGGATTSKAHTAVKIEPKYSNDAVIYVTDASRAVGVATQLLSKELKPAFIEKTRLEYIEVRERTSARSARTERLSYGAAVAKKPQFDWAAYTPVKPTFTGAKVLENIDLDVLAEYIDWTPFFISWDLAGKYPRILTDEVVGEAATSLFADAQQLLRKLIDEKLISARAVFGFWPANQIDNDDLEVYGDDGQPLAKLHHLRQQIIKTDGKPNFSLADFVAPKDSGVTDYVGGFITTAGIGAEEVSKAYQDAGDDYNAIMVKALADRLAEACAEWLHQQVRKEYWGYAKDEQLGNEELIKEQYVGIRPAPGYPACPDHTEKGTLFALLDPMPNGEPGKSGVFLTEHYAMFPAAAVSGWYFAHPQAQYFAVGKVDKDQVESYTARKGQDLSVTERWLAPNLGYDE; translated from the coding sequence ATGTCTGATCGCAGCGCCCGTCTCCATGCTCTCCAGCAAGCTCTCCAGCAGAGGATCCTGATTCTCGATGGCGGCATGGGCACCATGATCCAGAGCTATCGCCTCGAAGAAGAAGATTACAGGGGCAAGCGCTTCGCGGATTGGCCAAGCGACGTCAAGGGCAACAACGACCTGTTGATCCTGACCCGGCCTGACGTGATCGGTGCCATCGAGAAGGCCTATCTGGATGCCGGTGCCGATATTCTCGAGACCAACACGTTCAACGCCACCCAGGTTTCCCAGGCCGACTACGGCATGGAAGAGATCGTCTACGAACTGAACGTAGAAGGCGCCCGCCTGGCGCGCAAGGTGGCTGACGCCAAGACGCTGGAAACCCCGGACAAGCCGCGCTTCGTTGCTGGTGTACTGGGCCCGACGAGCCGCACCTGCTCGCTGTCCCCCGACGTCAACAACCCCGGCTATCGCAACGTCACCTTCGACGAGCTGGTGGAAAACTACACCGAAGCGACTCGCGGCCTGATCGAGGGCGGCGCTGACCTGATCCTGATCGAGACCATCTTCGACACCCTCAACGCCAAGGCCGCGATATTTGCCGTGCAAGGTGTGTTCGAAGAGATCGGTTTCGAATTGCCGATCATGATTTCCGGGACCATCACTGACGCCTCCGGCCGTACCTTGTCCGGCCAGACCACGGAAGCGTTCTGGAACTCCATCAGCCACGCCAAGCCGATTTCCGTGGGCCTGAACTGCGCCCTGGGTGCCAGCGACCTGCGCCCGTACCTACAAGAGCTCTCAAACAAGGCCAGCACCTACGTTTCCGCGCACCCTAACGCTGGCTTGCCCAATGAATTCGGTGAATACGACGAGCTGCCGAGCGAAACCGCGAAAATCATCGAGGAGTTCGCCCAGAGCGGCTTTCTGAACATCGTCGGCGGTTGCTGCGGTACCACGCCTGGGCACATCAAGGCGATTGCCGAAGCCGTCGCCGGTTACGCCCCGCGCCAGATTCCGGATATCCCGAAAGCCTGCCGCCTGTCCGGCCTTGAGCCGTTCACCATCGATCGCCAGTCGCTGTTCGTCAACGTCGGCGAGCGGACCAACATCACCGGTTCCGCCCGTTTTGCCCGCCTGATCCGTGAAGATAACTACACCGAGGCCCTGGAAGTCGCCCTGCAGCAGGTCGAAGCCGGTGCCCAGGTGATCGACATCAACATGGACGAAGGGATGCTCGACTCGAAGAAGGCCATGGTGACCTTCCTCAACCTGATCGCAGGCGAGCCGGATATCTCCCGGGTGCCGATCATGATCGACTCCTCGAAATGGGAAGTGATCGAAGCAGGTCTGAAGTGCATTCAGGGCAAGGGCATCGTCAACTCCATCAGCATGAAGGAAGGCGTCGAGCAGTTCATTCATCACGCCAAGCTGTGCAAGCGCTATGGCGCGGCCGTGGTGGTGATGGCCTTCGACGAAGCCGGTCAGGCCGACACCGAAGCGCGCAAGAAAGAAATCTGCAAACGCTCCTACGACATCCTGGTCAACGAAGTGGGCTTCCCGCCGGAAGACATCATCTTTGACCCGAACATCTTCGCGATCGCCACCGGCATCGAAGAGCACAACAACTACGCCGTCGACTTCATCAACGCCTGTGCCTACATCCGCGACGAGCTGCCGTACGCGCTGACCTCCGGTGGCGTGTCCAACGTGTCGTTCTCGTTCCGGGGCAACAACCCGGTGCGCGAGGCCATCCACTCGGTGTTCCTGCTGCATGCAATCCGCAACGGCCTGAGCATGGGTATCGTCAACGCCGGGCAGCTGGAGATCTACGACCAGATCCCCGCCGAATTGCGCGACTGCGTTGAAGACGTGGTGCTCAACCGCAACCCTGAAGGCACCGATGCCTTGCTGGCCATTGCCGACAAGTTCAAAGGCGATGGCAGCGTAAAAGAAGCTGAAACCGAAGAATGGCGTGGCTGGCCGGTGAACAAGCGCCTGGAACACGCGCTGGTCAAAGGCATCACCACGCACATCGTTGAAGACACCGAAGAATCCCGTCAGTCCTTCGCGCGCCCGATCGAGGTGATTGAAGGCCCGCTGATGTCCGGCATGAACATCGTCGGTGACCTGTTCGGCTCGGGGAAAATGTTCCTGCCCCAAGTGGTCAAGTCCGCGCGGGTGATGAAACAGGCAGTTGCCCACCTGATCCCGTTCATTGAACTGGAAAAAGGCGACAAGCCGGAAGCCAAGGGCAAGATCCTCATGGCCACGGTCAAAGGCGATGTGCACGACATCGGCAAGAACATCGTCGGCGTGGTACTGGGTTGCAACGGCTATGACATCGTCGACCTGGGTGTGATGGTGCCTGCGGAGAAGATCCTGCAGGTCGCCAAAGAGCAGAAGTGCGACATCATCGGCTTGTCCGGTTTGATCACCCCTTCACTGGACGAAATGGTCCATGTCGCTCGGGAAATGCAGCGTCAGGACTTCCACCTGCCCCTGATGATCGGCGGCGCGACCACCTCCAAGGCGCACACCGCCGTGAAGATCGAGCCCAAGTACAGCAACGACGCGGTGATCTACGTGACCGACGCCTCCCGCGCCGTGGGCGTGGCGACACAGTTGCTGTCCAAAGAGCTGAAACCGGCGTTCATCGAAAAGACTCGCCTGGAATACATCGAAGTCCGTGAGCGCACCTCGGCCCGCAGCGCGCGCACCGAGCGCCTGAGCTACGGCGCGGCAGTGGCCAAGAAGCCGCAGTTCGATTGGGCAGCCTACACCCCGGTCAAACCCACCTTTACCGGCGCCAAGGTGCTGGAAAACATCGACTTGGACGTGCTGGCCGAATACATCGACTGGACGCCGTTCTTCATCTCTTGGGACCTGGCGGGCAAATATCCGCGCATCCTCACTGATGAAGTGGTGGGTGAAGCGGCAACGTCACTGTTTGCCGATGCTCAACAACTGCTGCGCAAACTGATCGATGAAAAACTGATCAGCGCTCGTGCTGTGTTCGGCTTCTGGCCTGCCAATCAGATTGATAACGACGACCTGGAAGTCTACGGCGATGACGGCCAGCCCTTGGCCAAGCTGCATCACCTGCGTCAGCAGATCATCAAGACCGATGGCAAGCCGAACTTCTCTCTGGCCGACTTCGTGGCGCCCAAGGACAGCGGTGTCACGGATTATGTGGGCGGCTTCATTACCACGGCCGGTATTGGCGCGGAAGAAGTGTCCAAGGCTTACCAGGATGCTGGCGACGATTACAACGCAATCATGGTCAAGGCTCTGGCCGATCGCTTGGCCGAGGCCTGCGCTGAATGGCTGCACCAGCAGGTGCGTAAAGAGTACTGGGGCTATGCCAAGGATGAGCAGTTGGGCAACGAAGAGTTGATCAAAGAGCAATACGTCGGCATCCGCCCTGCTCCGGGCTACCCGGCCTGCCCGGACCACACGGAAAAAGGCACTCTGTTTGCATTGCTGGACCCGATGCCCAATGGCGAGCCCGGCAAAAGCGGCGTGTTCCTCACCGAGCACTACGCCATGTTCCCGGCAGCGGCCGTCAGCGGCTGGTACTTCGCCCACCCACAAGCGCAGTACTTCGCCGTGGGCAAGGTCGACAAGGATCAGGTCGAAAGCTACACCGCCCGCAAAGGCCAGGACCTGAGCGTCACCGAACGCTGGCTGGCGCCGAATCTGGGATATGACGAATAA
- the cti gene encoding esterified fatty acid cis/trans isomerase, producing the protein MPYRLFISIAVLWVCGISQVQADSPAAQPNISYVRDIQPILTEKCVACHACNDAPCQLNLGAGEGVARGASKIPVYDGERSTAQAPTRLFMDASGPKAWADKGFYSVLDAQQSQASLMSRMLELGRNAPLEPNAKIPAEIALGMNRENLCAQPGEFNAYAQAHPREGMPLAVTGLSDAQYQTLQRWFAEGAPVDDAAQQPSIGELAQISEWEALLNQPGSAQALVGRWLYEHLFLAHIYFVGGEPGHFFQWVRSRTPSGQPIDLVATRRPNDDPGSDFYYRLMPVKGVIVHKTHITYALGPQKMERVKQLFYGQPWSVDALPGYGPGRRANPFESFEAIPVRARYQFMLDNAEYFVRTFIRGPVCRGQIATDVIRDQFWVLFQEPAHDLYVFDANYRNQATPLLAMPGQNDDVGSVLGLWRSYRDKRNEYEDLRRDAYAQAPPPGWATLWAGNDNALLTVFRHFDSASVNKGLIGDVPQTMWLFDFPLLERTYYQLAVNFDVYGNISHQVQTRLYFDLIRNGAEVNFLRLMPADKRDDLLSNWYENGGKLKMWLDYQSIDDDTPSGMKLDEKDPKRDFALKLLDRAGTLNASPDPINRCSGAYCSRAGITASFAQVEQSLSQLVSRPAAGLKVIDYLPENTMLRIEDSSGKRMMYSMLRNRSHTNVAFLLGESYRYQPGLDSLTIYPGVLGSYPNFMFNVPASEVPGFVAAMQQARHQADFEKVVERWGVRRSHPLFWTYFHDLDRFIQETTPVEAGVLDMNRYENL; encoded by the coding sequence ATGCCGTATCGCTTGTTTATAAGCATCGCCGTGCTGTGGGTGTGTGGCATATCGCAGGTTCAGGCAGATAGCCCGGCCGCTCAGCCGAACATCTCTTATGTTCGGGACATTCAACCGATCCTCACTGAAAAGTGCGTCGCGTGCCACGCCTGCAACGATGCCCCGTGCCAATTGAACCTGGGTGCCGGGGAGGGCGTTGCTCGGGGTGCCAGCAAAATTCCGGTGTATGACGGCGAGCGCAGCACTGCCCAGGCGCCTACACGTTTGTTCATGGACGCCAGCGGCCCCAAGGCATGGGCCGACAAGGGGTTCTATTCGGTGTTGGACGCTCAGCAAAGCCAGGCGTCGCTGATGAGCCGGATGCTTGAACTGGGCCGCAACGCGCCGCTGGAACCCAATGCAAAGATCCCGGCAGAGATTGCTCTGGGCATGAACCGCGAGAATCTCTGCGCCCAGCCCGGTGAATTCAATGCCTACGCCCAGGCGCATCCCCGCGAAGGGATGCCGCTGGCCGTCACCGGGTTGAGCGACGCCCAATACCAGACCCTGCAACGCTGGTTTGCCGAGGGCGCACCGGTTGACGACGCCGCGCAGCAGCCCTCCATCGGCGAATTGGCGCAGATCAGCGAGTGGGAGGCGCTGCTCAACCAGCCAGGCTCAGCCCAGGCACTGGTCGGGCGCTGGCTGTACGAACATCTGTTCCTGGCGCATATCTACTTCGTGGGCGGTGAGCCGGGGCATTTCTTCCAGTGGGTACGTTCGCGCACCCCAAGCGGCCAGCCCATCGATTTGGTCGCCACCCGCAGGCCCAACGATGACCCCGGCAGTGACTTCTATTACCGATTGATGCCGGTCAAGGGTGTGATCGTGCACAAGACGCATATCACCTATGCCCTTGGCCCGCAGAAGATGGAGAGGGTCAAGCAGCTGTTCTACGGCCAGCCCTGGAGCGTCGATGCATTACCCGGCTATGGGCCGGGGCGGCGTGCCAATCCCTTTGAAAGCTTCGAAGCGATTCCGGTCCGGGCGCGTTATCAGTTCATGCTCGATAACGCGGAATACTTCGTGCGCACCTTCATTCGCGGCCCGGTATGCCGCGGGCAGATCGCGACCGACGTGATCCGCGATCAGTTCTGGGTGCTGTTCCAGGAGCCCGCCCATGACCTGTATGTGTTCGATGCCAACTACCGCAACCAGGCCACGCCGCTGCTGGCCATGCCGGGGCAAAACGACGACGTGGGCAGTGTATTGGGCCTGTGGCGCAGTTACCGGGACAAGCGCAACGAATACGAAGACCTGCGCCGTGACGCCTATGCCCAGGCCCCGCCACCGGGTTGGGCAACCCTCTGGGCGGGCAATGATAATGCCTTGCTGACGGTGTTCCGTCATTTCGACAGCGCTTCGGTAAACAAGGGCCTGATCGGTGATGTGCCGCAAACGATGTGGCTGTTTGACTTCCCGCTGCTGGAACGCACTTATTACCAGTTGGCAGTGAACTTCGACGTGTACGGCAACATTTCTCATCAGGTGCAGACGCGGCTGTATTTCGACCTGATCCGCAACGGTGCCGAGGTCAATTTCCTGCGCCTTATGCCAGCGGACAAACGCGATGACCTGTTGAGCAACTGGTACGAGAACGGCGGCAAGCTAAAGATGTGGCTGGATTACCAGAGCATCGACGATGACACCCCCAGCGGCATGAAGCTGGACGAGAAAGACCCCAAACGCGATTTCGCCTTGAAGCTGCTGGATCGCGCCGGGACACTCAATGCATCGCCCGATCCAATCAATCGGTGTAGCGGGGCGTATTGCTCGCGAGCCGGTATCACGGCCAGTTTTGCTCAGGTCGAGCAATCGCTCAGCCAGCTGGTGTCACGCCCGGCGGCGGGTTTGAAGGTGATCGATTACCTGCCGGAAAACACCATGCTGCGCATTGAAGACAGCAGCGGCAAGCGGATGATGTACAGCATGCTGCGCAACCGTTCGCATACCAACGTGGCGTTTCTGCTGGGCGAGTCTTATCGCTATCAACCCGGTCTGGACAGCCTGACGATTTATCCGGGGGTGCTCGGTAGCTATCCCAATTTCATGTTCAACGTTCCTGCAAGCGAGGTGCCGGGTTTTGTGGCCGCGATGCAGCAGGCGCGGCATCAGGCGGACTTCGAAAAGGTCGTCGAACGCTGGGGCGTGCGGCGCAGCCATCCGCTGTTCTGGACATATTTCCATGACCTGGATCGCTTCATCCAGGAGACCACGCCGGTTGAGGCGGGGGTGCTGGATATGAATCGGTACGAGAATTTGTAG
- a CDS encoding acyltransferase 3 — translation MLISVQALRALAAWVVVCHHFMQIFFNFHASGPIGDFFVTKGAVGVDIFFVISGLVIFLSTQNSEMPAGRFMLNRIIRIVPAYWFYTAAMGLLLLVAAPLLPHQVINWQTFMLSLFFIPAENPGGYGLYPTLNVGWTLNYEMFFYLLFSTVFLFKQRHRPLIVAAALFAVCEVLARSGLISRFYGNDIIYEFLLGIGIGIIYRKGWIKEGFWLPLLGVATGLVIIYHLSADHQRLLTWGLPSALIVLSCIAMEPVFRGNRLLKVLGDCSYSVYLLHVLVLYGGWLASKHYNLNPYLVFAICVPVIGLGAWVSYEWIEKSLYHRMKGWLDRRRAENASQLLS, via the coding sequence ATGTTGATTTCGGTTCAAGCCCTGCGGGCACTCGCCGCGTGGGTTGTTGTGTGTCACCACTTCATGCAGATTTTCTTCAACTTTCACGCCAGTGGCCCCATTGGCGATTTCTTCGTCACCAAGGGTGCAGTGGGTGTCGATATCTTCTTCGTCATCAGTGGTCTGGTGATCTTTCTCTCTACTCAGAACAGCGAAATGCCCGCCGGGCGCTTCATGCTCAACCGGATTATCCGGATTGTCCCTGCGTACTGGTTCTACACCGCCGCCATGGGCCTGCTGTTGCTGGTGGCCGCGCCTTTGTTGCCGCATCAGGTGATCAACTGGCAGACCTTTATGCTCTCGCTGTTCTTCATTCCAGCGGAAAACCCCGGTGGTTATGGCCTGTACCCGACCTTGAACGTGGGGTGGACGCTGAACTACGAGATGTTCTTCTATCTATTATTCTCCACGGTGTTCCTGTTCAAGCAACGCCATCGGCCGTTGATCGTTGCCGCTGCGCTGTTTGCCGTATGCGAGGTACTGGCGCGCTCGGGGCTGATCAGCCGCTTTTACGGAAATGACATCATCTACGAATTCCTGCTGGGCATTGGCATCGGCATCATCTATCGCAAGGGCTGGATCAAAGAAGGCTTCTGGCTACCTCTATTGGGCGTGGCGACCGGCCTGGTGATTATTTATCACCTCTCGGCTGATCATCAGCGGTTGCTCACCTGGGGGCTGCCGAGTGCGCTGATCGTGCTGTCGTGCATCGCCATGGAGCCTGTCTTCCGGGGCAATCGGCTGCTTAAAGTACTGGGCGATTGCTCGTATTCGGTCTACCTGCTGCACGTGCTGGTGCTGTACGGCGGCTGGCTGGCCTCCAAGCATTACAACCTCAATCCGTACCTGGTGTTCGCCATCTGTGTGCCAGTGATCGGGCTCGGGGCGTGGGTCAGTTATGAGTGGATCGAGAAGAGCCTGTATCACCGGATGAAGGGCTGGCTGGATCGGCGTCGGGCTGAAAATGCTTCCCAGCTGCTTTCCTGA
- the yhgI gene encoding yhgI protein, which translates to MTAITITDAAHDYLADLLEKQNAPGIGIRVFITQPGTQYAETCIAYCKPGEEKPDDKAIGLKSFTAWIDGFSEAFLDDAVVDYATDRMGGQLTIKAPNAKVPMVSADSPINERINYYLQTEINPGLASHGGQVTLIDVIEEESQNIAVLQFGGGCQGCGQADVTLREGIERTLLERIPELTGVRDVTDHTQKEHAYY; encoded by the coding sequence ATGACCGCTATCACTATTACCGATGCTGCCCACGACTACTTGGCTGATCTGCTGGAAAAGCAGAATGCCCCGGGTATCGGCATCCGCGTGTTTATCACCCAGCCTGGCACCCAGTACGCTGAAACCTGCATTGCCTATTGCAAGCCGGGCGAAGAAAAACCTGACGACAAGGCCATTGGCCTGAAAAGCTTCACGGCCTGGATCGACGGGTTCAGTGAAGCCTTTCTTGATGATGCCGTTGTCGATTACGCCACCGATCGCATGGGCGGCCAGCTGACCATCAAGGCGCCAAACGCCAAAGTCCCGATGGTCAGTGCTGACAGCCCGATCAACGAACGCATCAATTATTACCTGCAAACCGAAATCAACCCGGGCCTCGCCAGCCACGGCGGTCAGGTCACTTTGATCGATGTGATTGAAGAGGAATCGCAGAACATCGCGGTTCTGCAGTTCGGCGGCGGTTGCCAGGGTTGCGGGCAGGCTGACGTAACCTTGCGTGAAGGCATTGAGCGAACCTTGCTCGAACGCATTCCCGAGTTGACCGGCGTACGTGACGTGACCGACCACACCCAGAAAGAGCACGCTTATTACTAA